A single genomic interval of Daucus carota subsp. sativus chromosome 1, DH1 v3.0, whole genome shotgun sequence harbors:
- the LOC108218839 gene encoding uncharacterized protein LOC108218839 translates to MANLAKLEFVALDVSGNNYLSWVLDAELHLSANGLKDTIDPEKIPTVEQNAKAIIFLRHHIHEDLKSEYLTIKNPLTLWNNLKDRFDHQKLVHLPSARYDWINLRLQDFKSVAEYNSALFKISSKLILCGENITDAEMIEKTLSTFHPNTMILAQQYRERNFQKYGELISLLLVAEKNNELLLKNHQIRPTGSAQLPEVHNTSFQKNERGKGHRGGQGYGRNRGRGNFRGRSRNQYHSGHLKWQRDGYNSGHQKWQRDNYNKCQREVSNKRKAPQEGEKRDICHRCGTEGHWQRTCRTPKHLVDLYESFKRNTGKRVETNFANYNLVNEPVNKASNEKDSGANLYYGLDD, encoded by the coding sequence ATGGCGAATCTTGCAAAATTAGAGTTCGTTGCCTTGGATGTTTCGGGAAATAATTATTTGTCATGGGTCCTTGATGCGGAATTACACCTTAGTGCTAATGGCCTAAAAGATACTATTGACCCAGAAAAAATCCCAACTGTTGAACAAAATGCAAAAGCAATAATCTTTCTTAGGCATCACATCCACGAAGACCTAAAATCTGAATACCTCACTATCAAAAATCCACTCACCCTTTGGAACAATCTCAAGGATAGATTTGATCACCAGAAACTTGTTCACTTGCCATCTGCCCGATATGACTGGATTAATTTGAGGCTACAGGATTTCAAATCCGTAGCTGAATATAATTCTGCTCTTTTTAAGATAagctcaaaattaattttatgtggTGAAAATATCACTGATGCTGAAATGATTGAAAAGACCCTCTCAACCTTTCACCCCAACACTATGATCCTGGCTCAACAATATAGGGAGCGGAATTTTCAGAAATATGGCGAGCTGATATCTCTCCTTCTTGTGGCTGAAAAGAATAATGAGTTGTTATTGAAAAACCATCAGATACGTCCCACAGGCTCTGCCCAGTTACCTGAAGTACATAACACGTCATTCCAGAAGAATGAACGTGGGAAAGGGCATAGAGGAGGACAAGGTTATGGACGAAACCGTGGACGTGGAAATTTCCGTGGTCGGTCTCGCAATCAATATCATTCTGGCCACCTGAAGTGGCAACGTGATGGTTACAACTCTGGCCATCAGAAGTGGCAACGTGATAATTACAACAAGTGCCAACGTGAAGtgtcaaacaaaagaaaggcacCTCAAGAAGGAGAGAAACGAGACATATGTCATAGATGTGGAACTGAGGGACACTGGCAACGTACTTGTCGCACACCCAAACATCTTGTTGATCTCTACGAGTCGTTCAAAAGGAATACTGGAAAGAGAGTGGAAACAAACTTTGctaattataatttagttaatgAACCAGTCAATAAGGCCTCAAATGAAAAAGACAGTGGTGCTAATCTTTATTATGGTTTAGACGACTAG
- the LOC108200298 gene encoding protein MIZU-KUSSEI 1: MGEPNRISNGSSRSSVSVPPSPPPPPTPGTTLLEPTDSKKHHKRKAFRVFKNVFRTFPIIQPHCSLPSLPGGRIPDSGNKVCGTLFGFKKARVTLSIQENPRTLPIFVVELGIQTSVLQKEMSAGLVRLALECEKRGEKDKTRLMEEPVWTFFCNGKKTGYGMKREATDADLRVMELLNAVSMGAGVLPSIDQEVDGPENEMAYLRAHFDRVVGSKDSETLYMLSPDGNGPELSIFFVRL; encoded by the coding sequence ATGGGGGAGCCTAATAGAATCAGCAATGGCTCTTCGCGATCAAGCGTCTCAGTGCCACCATCCCCACCCCCGCCACCAACGCCTGGCACAACTCTCCTGGAGCCCACGGATTCCAAGAAGCACCACAAAAGAAAGGCCTTCAGGgttttcaaaaatgttttcagAACATTTCCTATAATCCAGCCTCATTGCAGCCTGCCATCGCTTCCTGGTGGCAGGATCCCTGATTCTGGCAACAAGGTTTGTGGCACGCTTTTCGGGTTCAAGAAAGCCAGGGTTACCTTGTCCATTCAAGAAAATCCTAGGACATTGCCAATTTTTGTGGTGGAGCTAGGTATCCAGACAAGTGTGCTGCAGAAAGAAATGAGTGCTGGATTGGTAAGACTTGCATTGGAATGCGAAAAAAGAGGCGAAAAGGACAAGACAAGGCTGATGGAGGAGCCAGTATGGACATTTTTCTGTAATGGGAAGAAAACAGGGTATGGAATGAAGAGGGAAGCCACGGATGCAGATTTGCGCGTCATGGAGCTTCTGAATGCGGTGTCTATGGGAGCTGGAGTCCTGCCATCGATTGATCAGGAGGTCGATGGACCGGAGAATGAGATGGCCTATTTGAGGGCACATTTTGATCGTGTAGTAGGGTCTAAAGATTCGGAAACTTTGTACATGTTGAGTCCTGATGGGAATGGTCCAGAGTTGAGTATCTTTTTTGTAAGATTATGA